taaaaactacatttctttaggtatatagacattagcgatgtattattccgggaagctcgtctatctcccgaacatcgggtctgcgacaacatcgatttggaaattatcgttgcagagtatgaaaattattacaagatgaaatttcaaaaatatcccatattgtgtaagaaaataactggaagggaaatgacgagggaagtgacaaatgcaagcaaaacgtaagaatttaaattatttaacgatattaaacggtattcaacgtatcgtattcaacgtatcgtattcaacgtatcgtattcaacgtatcgtattcaacgtatcgtattcaacgtatcgtattcaacgtatcgtattcaacgtatcgtattcaacgtatcgtattacaatatgatccagtgtttgtagaagtattgagacaaaagccaaatctgttagtaaacaagcgagaagtgagcctgtgaaagagacgaatctacagcagaagataactgatgacaatacgaatcatattaatctcggAATGACAGTGACGTCGATATTTcccaatgagagtgatggacgttcatcagaagagctatttaacgtcccaatggaacaatccatgcaatcgaagatattgaaatgcattgaaaagctttattcagataatccggaattacgaaagattgctgaggacatctcatgcgtaagttattttcgattaatatacgtatcgtaaagcttttaaacgataaaattcccgtcgataaaccgttcaacgtatatcgacgatgacgtgatttcagtaacgcttcaaataccaaattacgtaacacttacttaatatagagaagacgccattttatctttgtatcgtcacaggagatcatagtaaacaaattaaatgtacattgggatgacgttataggcctagaagaatgtaaaaccgctgttaaggaggccgTTGTGTATGCCCTTAAGTATCCTATCTTTTTTGAtggcccgttttccccctggaaaggtattttgctgtacggcccacctggtacaggaaagatactcgcattcttttcatttctgtacgtgtttacaagaaatatacaaaacagggaaaacgatgttagcgaaggcagtcgcgacagaatgccattgcaccttttttaacataactgccagctcattggtcagcaaatggagaggcgattccgagaagtatatacgtgtaagttgctttgtctatgtaagtttctttgttcctttgtctatgaaggagagattctaggtataaaaagatttgattttatttttcgtcatttatatataaatagaatagttgtttggaaaacgaaatgatatcatattcgtgatgaggcaatgaatttaaggaatttcgaatataatatttaatgaataatacatttgttaaactgaacaggttttatttgaatttgcctatagtcattcgcctacaattatttttatcgacgagattgactggatcgccacaaataaaggagactgtatattgtctgaacctgcaaagagattcagatcagaacttctttctagattggatggattagtgtctaatgagaattctaatgtagttcttctggctacaactaattccccttggtacgtatatcacgttatttcaatgttttctaagtagaaaatatcgtaatatttctccaaattccaaatatgttattgtgttgtttgaagtattccttcattattattagtataatagaacgataatattcattgtaaatatgttattagggacattgatgcagctttactcaggcgtctcgaaaagcaaatatacgtatcattacccaatgaagttgctcgacttggtatattcaaattataccttagcaaccacttattagaaaatacagacattgtaaaccacatagtaaaatgtactgaaagatattcttgtgcagatataaaattgctttgtaagcaagcgtggctactagaaataagcccgatatggaggagacttgaaaagaaagaaacacctgttaccactttgaaatatgaattaaaaagttatgaaatattagcaaaattgtttaaaaaaatgtcacctacagttatgcaaatagataaatatgatacgtggaacaaataaatacgcaatcgtaaggacagatattgaaaaatataaataaatggattatcgttcgagaaatcattcgcatgtgtgtgcatgtgtgtatgcgcgcatgtgtgtgcgcgcatgtgtgtcatgtgtgtcatgtgtgtgcgtgtgtgtgcgtgcacgcgctataggctaagtttaaaatattcggttgtattatatccttgtattatatatgtcggagatgaaaggaaaaccggagccttccctttgcaattttgaggaagccttctaatgctttagcctagattttatcataactgtaattaagcaattgtcatttgtaattgtttgatatttgtgaaagcgaaagtgggttcgaggtgacaactggtcgccgaacgtagccacggtcacgggataaacgttttgcctgacgaaggtgtggatcggttgtattgttctccctagaaatcacatagaattgtactttagagatgtcgatataatgggacacacgttgtattaggaatcaatctccagacagaaactgcctagtaacggcgtttgaatctttctcgatgtttccaaagagtatacaacaaacttttgacagaaattgcctagcaacaacgattggaaccttctcgatgtttccagcgagcatataacaaacaaatgcagtcgtatagcgaaaaagattttcatcagatattcattcgtgtgatcgccttggaaagtgatacatcgagcaatttaccgagtgtctcagcaattgtattttgtgtttaaaattattctacacatagtaaagagttatcccgttgaccgtggattcgtttgaaccccggaacattgttaatagcgttaattaaattcattattcgtgaaacctatcaatcgttaatctcattatacgttaaattcattattcgtaagacatattattcgttcctcttattgttcgttaaacttattaatctttaatctaattattagttaaacttatcgtttgttaatcttattatttattaaactcattattcataatattttgtaaaatcttgtttattcgcgtaaatatattctctgtttcgtaaaacaatggctaattcaaacgaaggatcattacgcgccttaaatgctaatgataacccgacatatatatgtgagtgtattttatcaaaaatatgttttttatgttttcttatcttagtaattatttttaaaaaagtcttaaagtcttatatgaaaataaagctgttctttatttcaaataattgaagtaaataaatacaatgagttttatattttattatatcttatattattgttatattgttattgaaaaaattgatataatcaacagttcttcctgttctcttgattgtttcttgcttgtttcaaaccatgataataacctacaaaagaaataacatagtccattgaaaatttaatatacaataaaatacttatatgaaataattacctgtgtaatataccatataaccactaatataccatgacatcaacatacttgaaagtgcgtctgtatcattatctggtaatctagtacattttattaaaatttcgtattttttttccaaataaaatgttaaacttattccaaattacttattaatattagaagtattcagcattccattagaatttttaaattgtacttacttggccattaattgtggtggtaaaggaggtgcaggtggcattatatcagtcatcgaattgaaagatggtcccggtatgaagtgatgtttatacgcatttgcttcctcagagtcacaatccattttttctacattatattttttcgaatttacatttgtagaaaaattagtctcacaagtctcatcgttctcttcattgaatttctcttccaaagctttctttcgttgtgctatttgactttgcaaaccttctgattctaaaagagaactcaactcgactttctctgtattaccatagcctaaacacagagtaaaaaaaatttttgtcatttaatagaattactgaatgcca
This is a stretch of genomic DNA from Bombus vancouverensis nearcticus unplaced genomic scaffold, iyBomVanc1_principal scaffold0043, whole genome shotgun sequence. It encodes these proteins:
- the LOC117163875 gene encoding survival motor neuron protein-like isoform X4, giving the protein MYGNGNDTDTANDNVWDDSALIEAYDKAINLAKEEVIKRMGMDVGNSQPKEDLQNLKQPKHASKLHKKWIIGAPYRAIYSEDGEIYEAIISKIYENNGTCVVKFVGYGNTEKVELSSLLESEGLQSQIAQRKKALEEKFNEENDETCETNFSTNVNSKKYNVEKMDCDSEEANAYKHHFIPGPSFNSMTDIMPPAPPLPPQLMAKLPDNDTDALSSMLMSWYISGYMVYYTGYYHGLKQARNNQENRKNC
- the LOC117163876 gene encoding uncharacterized protein LOC117163876, whose protein sequence is MKFQKYPILCKKITGREMTREVTNASKTVCRSIETKAKSVSKQARSEPVKETNLQQKITDDNTNHINLGMTVTSIFPNESDGRSSEELFNVPMEQSMQSKILKCIEKLYSDNPELRKIAEDISCEIIVNKLNVHWDDVIGLEECKTAVKEAVVYALKYPIFFDGPFSPWKGILLYGPPGTGKILAFFSFLYVFTRNIQNRENDVSEGSRDRMPLHLF
- the LOC117163875 gene encoding survival motor neuron protein-like isoform X1, whose translation is MADDMNVLFIRGNGNVCMDTDTANDNVWDDSALIEAYDKAINLAKEEVIKRMGMDVGNSQPKEDLQNLKQPKHASKLHKKWIIGAPYRAIYSEDGEIYEAIISKIYENNGTCVVKFVGYGNTEKVELSSLLESEGLQSQIAQRKKALEEKFNEENDETCETNFSTNVNSKKYNVEKMDCDSEEANAYKHHFIPGPSFNSMTDIMPPAPPLPPQLMAKLPDNDTDALSSMLMSWYISGYMVYYTGYYHGLKQARNNQENRKNC
- the LOC117163875 gene encoding survival motor neuron protein-like isoform X5, whose product is MGMDVGNSQPKEDLQNLKQPKHASKLHKKWIIGAPYRAIYSEDGEIYEAIISKIYENNGTCVVKFVGYGNTEKVELSSLLESEGLQSQIAQRKKALEEKFNEENDETCETNFSTNVNSKKYNVEKMDCDSEEANAYKHHFIPGPSFNSMTDIMPPAPPLPPQLMAKLPDNDTDALSSMLMSWYISGYMVYYTGYYHGLKQARNNQENRKNC
- the LOC117163875 gene encoding survival motor neuron protein-like isoform X2 yields the protein MADDMNVLFIRGNGNDTDTANDNVWDDSALIEAYDKAINLAKEEVIKRMGMDVGNSQPKEDLQNLKQPKHASKLHKKWIIGAPYRAIYSEDGEIYEAIISKIYENNGTCVVKFVGYGNTEKVELSSLLESEGLQSQIAQRKKALEEKFNEENDETCETNFSTNVNSKKYNVEKMDCDSEEANAYKHHFIPGPSFNSMTDIMPPAPPLPPQLMAKLPDNDTDALSSMLMSWYISGYMVYYTGYYHGLKQARNNQENRKNC
- the LOC117163875 gene encoding survival motor neuron protein-like isoform X3, with the translated sequence MIQDQQNDQCDTDTANDNVWDDSALIEAYDKAINLAKEEVIKRMGMDVGNSQPKEDLQNLKQPKHASKLHKKWIIGAPYRAIYSEDGEIYEAIISKIYENNGTCVVKFVGYGNTEKVELSSLLESEGLQSQIAQRKKALEEKFNEENDETCETNFSTNVNSKKYNVEKMDCDSEEANAYKHHFIPGPSFNSMTDIMPPAPPLPPQLMAKLPDNDTDALSSMLMSWYISGYMVYYTGYYHGLKQARNNQENRKNC